In Bacteroidales bacterium, the following are encoded in one genomic region:
- a CDS encoding Na(+)-translocating NADH-quinone reductase subunit A, with translation MPQHFKIKKGLNINLAGKAEKVIGTTNTSGLYALKPGDFHGLIPKLEVKEGDSVKAGSVLFTDKSQPEICFTSPVSGTIAAVNRGERRVILEVIIRPDNRNEYETFKTGSPLSLSREEVKNLILRSGLWPAIKQRPYNIIADPAVTPKSIFVPVFDSAPLAPDYDFIIQGSESDFQTGIDALSRLTAGRVHVNIHAFTVSPAFKQVRNAQVNTFEGPHPAGNSSIHIQFVDPLSKGEQVWIVYPQDVVALGRLFTKGFYDASKIVALCGSEVENPRYYRIISGASVKSITNGNVKESVHRYISGNPLTGTQVTSESYIGYYDSQISVIPEGNYSEFLGWALPGFEKYSFYRLFWSWINPRKKYELDTNIHGGHRAFVLTGMYEKVFPLPIYPMQLLKSIIAEDVEQMERLGIYEIAEEDFALCEFIDASKTEMQALVRKGLDLMKKEMS, from the coding sequence ATGCCTCAACATTTCAAAATCAAAAAAGGGTTAAACATTAATCTTGCAGGAAAAGCGGAAAAAGTTATTGGAACAACTAATACATCCGGGCTTTATGCATTAAAGCCGGGTGATTTTCACGGACTTATTCCCAAACTGGAAGTAAAGGAAGGCGACAGTGTAAAAGCAGGTTCGGTATTGTTTACCGACAAAAGTCAGCCTGAAATATGTTTTACCTCCCCGGTTAGCGGCACAATTGCCGCTGTTAACAGGGGTGAACGCAGGGTCATTCTCGAAGTGATTATCCGTCCTGACAACCGTAATGAGTATGAAACTTTTAAAACAGGAAGCCCGCTTAGCTTATCCCGTGAGGAAGTAAAAAATCTCATACTCCGAAGCGGGTTGTGGCCGGCTATAAAGCAGCGTCCCTACAATATAATTGCTGATCCTGCTGTCACTCCTAAAAGTATTTTTGTGCCGGTTTTTGATTCAGCGCCATTGGCACCGGATTATGATTTTATTATCCAGGGGTCAGAATCTGATTTTCAGACCGGTATTGATGCATTGTCAAGGCTTACTGCAGGCAGGGTTCATGTAAACATTCATGCGTTTACAGTTTCACCGGCTTTCAAACAGGTCAGGAATGCGCAGGTGAATACCTTTGAAGGCCCGCATCCTGCCGGAAACTCCAGTATACACATCCAGTTCGTTGATCCCCTGAGCAAGGGCGAACAGGTATGGATAGTTTATCCCCAGGATGTAGTGGCTTTGGGAAGGCTTTTTACCAAAGGCTTTTATGATGCTTCAAAGATAGTGGCGTTATGCGGATCGGAAGTTGAAAACCCCCGTTATTACAGGATTATTTCCGGTGCTTCAGTGAAAAGTATTACAAACGGCAATGTAAAGGAATCAGTTCACCGGTATATCAGCGGAAATCCTCTTACGGGTACACAAGTTACAAGTGAAAGTTATATAGGCTATTACGATTCACAGATCAGTGTTATTCCCGAAGGTAATTATTCCGAATTTTTAGGCTGGGCACTACCCGGATTTGAAAAATACAGTTTTTACAGGTTATTCTGGTCATGGATTAATCCCCGGAAGAAATATGAACTGGATACCAATATACATGGCGGACACCGTGCATTTGTTCTGACCGGAATGTACGAAAAGGTTTTCCCTCTCCCGATTTATCCCATGCAGCTCCTGAAATCGATCATCGCCGAGGATGTTGAGCAGATGGAGCGGCTGGGTATCTATGAAATTGCTGAAGAAGACTTTGCCTTATGCGAGTTTATCGATGCTTCAAAAACTGAAATGCAGGCGCTTGTCCGCAAAGGACTTGACCTGATGAAAAAAGAAATGAGCTAA
- a CDS encoding glycoside hydrolase family 2 TIM barrel-domain containing protein produces the protein MKALFKSLVCLSVIFLLTASCVKKFEPATRDRNFNAGWKFTRDSLPAGTVSPEVPEFDDSKWSGVDLPHDWSMMALSGNENDSSQIGPFLKTSPGNTSTGYAIGGTAWYRKHFKLGKADEGKTVTVKFDGVYMETEVWVNGKHAGNHVYGYTPFYFDVTSFLNKAGIDNVITVKVSNTGRNSRWYSGSGIYRNVTLSVTDPVHVSMWGVQAVTAECSAAEAKEMLKITVENSSAEAINGKIKINILAPGDSVVATGEAEAALQTGEKTIIGQQIVIKDPLLWSTESPILYKAEITLEKEGKTIDQVYQPFGIRTVEISAEKGFLLNGKPVELKGGCMHHDNGLLGSAAFDRAEERRVQLMKSNGFNAIRTSHNPPSEAFLDACDRIGMLVIDETFDMWQKPKNAMDYSRFFNDWWKKDVEAMILRDRNHPSVILWSIGNEIPERADTSGVQTAKELVSYIKTLDDTRGFTNAICEFWDHPGMKWEATAPAFEVLTVGGYNYQFQRYESDHEKYPERIMMGTESVPKDAYGNWTMVEKHPYVIGDFVWTGMDYLGETGIGHTQYMTKDQKDQFAMTWPWFNAWCGDIDVLGDKKPQMLYKDVLWGNSKLEMNVHAPVPEGKTEVVSYWGWPDEYPHWNWNGNEDKPLQVSVYTTGDEVKLMLNGREMGTQKVSPETKLTATFTVPYEPGELKAIAFSKGSEIAQKIFKTTGTPEAIKLTADRTDIKADRNDLAYVKIEIIDEFGQVVTDATKQVKITVSGDGEMAGSGNACPWDMKSVGKTTISTFHGKALLIVRPFAKEGNISIKATSEGLQDTELQIQVK, from the coding sequence ATGAAAGCACTTTTCAAATCTCTTGTTTGCCTTTCGGTAATTTTTCTTCTCACTGCATCATGTGTTAAAAAGTTTGAACCGGCAACAAGAGACAGGAATTTCAATGCCGGATGGAAATTTACAAGGGACAGCCTCCCCGCCGGAACTGTATCACCTGAAGTTCCAGAATTTGATGATTCAAAATGGTCAGGCGTTGATTTGCCTCACGACTGGAGTATGATGGCCCTTTCAGGCAATGAAAATGACAGCAGCCAGATCGGACCATTTTTGAAGACCAGCCCTGGAAATACATCGACCGGTTATGCGATAGGCGGAACGGCCTGGTACCGCAAACATTTTAAGCTGGGAAAAGCGGATGAAGGCAAAACGGTAACAGTAAAATTCGACGGAGTGTATATGGAAACGGAAGTATGGGTAAACGGCAAACATGCCGGCAATCATGTTTACGGGTATACTCCCTTCTATTTCGATGTTACGTCTTTCCTGAATAAAGCGGGCATTGACAATGTGATTACGGTAAAAGTAAGCAATACAGGGCGAAACAGCCGGTGGTATTCGGGATCCGGTATCTACAGGAATGTAACGCTTTCAGTCACCGATCCGGTGCATGTTTCCATGTGGGGGGTACAGGCTGTTACTGCTGAATGTTCTGCCGCTGAGGCAAAAGAGATGCTGAAGATTACCGTGGAAAATAGTTCGGCTGAAGCCATAAACGGAAAGATAAAGATAAATATCCTGGCTCCGGGTGATTCTGTTGTGGCCACAGGGGAAGCAGAGGCAGCCCTGCAAACCGGGGAAAAGACAATCATAGGGCAACAGATCGTTATCAAAGATCCGCTGTTATGGTCGACTGAATCGCCCATACTGTATAAAGCTGAAATCACCCTTGAAAAGGAAGGCAAAACAATTGATCAGGTTTACCAGCCTTTTGGAATACGGACCGTTGAAATATCGGCAGAAAAAGGCTTCCTGCTGAACGGAAAGCCTGTGGAATTAAAGGGCGGCTGTATGCATCATGACAACGGGCTTCTGGGATCGGCTGCTTTTGACCGTGCAGAAGAGCGGAGAGTACAATTAATGAAATCGAATGGTTTTAATGCCATACGTACAAGCCACAATCCGCCTTCCGAAGCCTTCCTGGATGCCTGTGACCGGATTGGTATGCTGGTTATTGATGAAACGTTCGACATGTGGCAGAAACCCAAGAACGCGATGGATTACAGCAGGTTCTTCAATGATTGGTGGAAGAAGGACGTGGAGGCAATGATCCTGCGCGACAGGAATCATCCTTCGGTAATACTATGGAGCATCGGGAACGAAATTCCAGAAAGAGCGGATACAAGCGGTGTACAAACTGCCAAAGAACTTGTTTCGTACATAAAGACACTTGATGATACACGCGGTTTCACGAATGCCATTTGTGAATTCTGGGATCATCCGGGCATGAAATGGGAAGCCACGGCACCTGCGTTTGAAGTGCTTACTGTGGGTGGATATAATTACCAGTTTCAGCGGTATGAATCCGATCATGAAAAATACCCGGAGCGGATCATGATGGGAACGGAGTCGGTTCCGAAGGATGCATACGGAAACTGGACCATGGTAGAGAAACATCCTTATGTGATCGGCGATTTTGTATGGACGGGCATGGATTACCTGGGTGAAACTGGAATCGGTCATACACAGTATATGACAAAAGACCAGAAAGACCAGTTTGCCATGACATGGCCCTGGTTTAACGCATGGTGCGGCGACATTGATGTGCTGGGCGACAAGAAGCCGCAGATGCTTTACAAAGATGTCCTCTGGGGCAACAGCAAACTTGAAATGAATGTTCATGCACCGGTTCCGGAAGGTAAGACCGAAGTGGTCAGCTATTGGGGGTGGCCCGATGAATATCCGCACTGGAACTGGAATGGCAATGAAGATAAACCCCTGCAGGTATCGGTTTATACAACCGGTGATGAAGTAAAGCTCATGCTGAATGGCAGGGAGATGGGGACACAGAAAGTTTCGCCGGAAACAAAGCTGACAGCAACCTTTACTGTTCCTTATGAACCTGGTGAACTGAAAGCAATAGCATTTAGCAAGGGAAGTGAAATAGCACAGAAGATATTCAAAACAACGGGAACACCGGAAGCCATAAAACTCACTGCAGACAGGACCGATATCAAAGCCGACAGGAATGACCTGGCTTACGTGAAGATTGAGATAATCGACGAATTCGGTCAGGTTGTAACCGATGCCACAAAACAGGTAAAAATAACAGTCTCAGGCGACGGTGAAATGGCTGGCAGCGGCAATGCATGTCCATGGGATATGAAAAGCGTGGGTAAAACCACCATCAGCACCTTCCATGGGAAAGCGCTTTTGATTGTGAGGCCGTTTGCAAAGGAAGGGAACATTTCAATTAAAGCAACTTCCGAAGGTTTACAGGATACGGAGTTGCAGATACAGGTTAAATAA
- a CDS encoding BlaI/MecI/CopY family transcriptional regulator → MNYRPTQSELEILEILWEAGTATVREVNEKLEKKGKNVGYTTTLKMMQLMADKGLLSRTLNGRTHVYSAIIRATDTRNALIDRMVDAAFGGSAAKLVLQALGNYKASADELQEIKKLIDKLEKEQKKS, encoded by the coding sequence ATGAATTACCGACCCACACAATCTGAACTTGAAATCCTGGAGATTCTCTGGGAAGCCGGAACTGCAACAGTAAGGGAAGTGAACGAAAAACTCGAGAAAAAGGGCAAAAACGTTGGGTATACAACTACTCTTAAAATGATGCAGCTAATGGCCGATAAAGGCCTTTTAAGCCGTACGCTCAACGGGCGCACGCATGTTTACTCTGCTATTATTAGAGCCACCGACACAAGGAATGCACTGATCGACCGCATGGTTGATGCGGCATTCGGCGGATCGGCTGCCAAACTGGTTCTGCAGGCACTGGGTAATTACAAAGCCTCTGCCGATGAACTTCAGGAAATTAAAAAGTTAATTGATAAACTCGAAAAAGAACAAAAGAAATCCTGA
- a CDS encoding DUF5103 domain-containing protein has product MGKLALILGSLFVSGITQNCIFGLPVNEKFLQDTLKNQSFDRNISTIILFNPKQEFSLPVIELGTDNKLELHFDDLTGSPRQFGYTLKHCDADWTESDMEQQEYVSGYGLGSIENKDQSFNTTREFIHYKLVFPAEECMPQLSGNYVIVIFENDDPEKIILSRRFFVTESKSTVSASLKRPPNGKFYDTGQQLQVSVQYNPGEIHDAASDLTTVIMQNNRFDNCLVLTKAFSQSPGNIQYNGADMGIFPGGNEFRSLDLKSMKYESQQISAINFQNPYYHVVLKTDEERASKPYFSNRDLNGNYFINKEKSQNRHTEADYVYVHFAFRLMYMYSNENIYVTGEFCDWKYSEQNRMKLDETDGLYKVTLLMKQGLYDYCYFMKNPETGKTDDTAVEGSYYETENDYDIFVYFKDRFKGCDLLIGYYSIK; this is encoded by the coding sequence ATGGGTAAGTTGGCTCTGATTTTAGGTTCTTTATTTGTTAGTGGAATAACACAAAACTGCATTTTTGGTTTACCTGTTAATGAAAAATTTTTACAGGATACACTTAAAAATCAGTCCTTCGATCGGAATATCAGCACTATTATACTTTTTAACCCAAAACAGGAGTTTTCACTGCCGGTCATTGAACTCGGAACAGATAATAAGCTTGAACTTCACTTTGATGATTTAACAGGTAGTCCCAGGCAATTCGGCTATACACTGAAACATTGTGATGCGGATTGGACTGAAAGCGATATGGAGCAACAGGAATATGTGTCGGGATATGGCCTGGGAAGCATTGAGAATAAGGATCAGTCATTTAACACAACCCGTGAATTCATTCATTATAAACTTGTTTTTCCCGCAGAGGAATGCATGCCGCAACTCAGCGGGAACTATGTTATTGTTATTTTTGAAAATGATGATCCTGAAAAGATCATCCTGTCACGCAGGTTTTTTGTTACAGAATCTAAGTCAACTGTTTCCGCATCACTAAAACGGCCGCCCAACGGGAAATTTTACGATACAGGGCAGCAACTCCAGGTGAGCGTACAATACAATCCGGGTGAAATTCATGATGCAGCAAGTGATCTTACAACGGTAATCATGCAGAACAACCGCTTTGACAATTGCCTGGTGCTGACAAAAGCTTTTAGCCAGTCGCCCGGCAATATTCAGTATAACGGAGCCGACATGGGTATTTTTCCGGGAGGAAATGAATTCAGAAGCCTTGACCTGAAAAGCATGAAGTATGAATCGCAGCAAATCTCAGCCATCAATTTTCAAAATCCTTACTACCATGTCGTTTTAAAGACTGATGAAGAAAGAGCCTCAAAACCTTATTTCAGCAACAGGGACCTGAACGGCAATTATTTCATCAATAAGGAAAAATCTCAAAACCGGCATACTGAGGCGGATTATGTGTATGTACACTTTGCCTTCAGGCTAATGTATATGTACAGTAATGAAAACATCTATGTAACAGGTGAATTCTGCGACTGGAAGTATTCTGAGCAAAACCGGATGAAACTGGATGAAACGGATGGCCTGTATAAAGTAACCTTGTTAATGAAGCAGGGACTTTATGATTACTGCTATTTCATGAAGAACCCTGAAACCGGCAAAACAGACGACACTGCGGTTGAAGGTTCTTATTATGAAACGGAAAACGACTATGATATTTTTGTATATTTCAAAGACCGGTTTAAAGGCTGTGACCTGCTGATCGGCTATTATTCCATTAAATAA
- a CDS encoding M56 family metallopeptidase encodes MQFSQDIFRSLGMTLVHSVWQGAVLTAVILTLLAIVKKSNARLRYIVLFSGLMLMMVCFVITFVVVYKNNHVISKWYAFLQQAQPYKLTAKDWPVTPVSLTGRLLGYLDPYYPALAIGWLVGFLVMTVRLTGGTILYRLSLMRSLSEPDLAMQELFDDLHSRMNLPFEVNLRVTHRMISPLVTGVFKPMVILPLAAISGLSTSQIEAVLAHELAHIRRFDHIMIILQAIARQVLFFHPLTWYLVSQIDRERENCCDDYVIHSNNSPINYIKALAMIQEMNLQHAPANGFSGSRSKQLLNRIKRLVNPEIKHSAGFRMAVVAFFITVVGISSMAFIIDNQHQVKSNHETVLKNTPVQDTIRSKKSNTINTYTADKKGTRKRMKIVFTDDSITHMTVNGKSLTPGEMKQYAEEMKNMKAELEASQKQLAEANEQLKEAQRELAMAHMNLGNPPLPPNPPLLNMENKPFDELARLHFNPEEFKFDKEEMKRIIDESQKNWQKNPEEMEFFMKDAMRLQKEAMNAQKEYWEQHQDEWKEQMKKGQEEFKEEMKKFQEQMQKEGNMGKHMNLNFSVPVPPIPDVDSDINVEVPEIPEIPDINIDVDADVPEIEAETPESPEAPEAVEQENSTTVEPAEKSATEEHQDLNTKLQELENEK; translated from the coding sequence ATGCAATTCAGTCAAGATATATTCAGGTCGCTTGGCATGACCCTCGTCCATTCGGTATGGCAGGGTGCTGTTCTCACAGCAGTCATCCTGACGTTGCTTGCCATAGTGAAAAAGTCAAATGCCCGTTTAAGGTATATCGTTCTTTTCTCCGGCCTTATGCTCATGATGGTTTGTTTTGTGATTACGTTCGTCGTGGTTTATAAGAACAATCATGTGATTTCAAAATGGTATGCCTTCCTTCAGCAGGCTCAACCGTATAAACTTACGGCAAAAGACTGGCCGGTTACTCCGGTGAGCCTTACCGGCAGATTACTCGGCTATCTCGATCCCTACTACCCTGCCCTCGCTATAGGCTGGCTAGTGGGATTCCTTGTTATGACTGTGCGACTGACAGGCGGCACAATCCTGTATCGTCTTTCGCTGATGAGGAGCTTATCTGAACCGGACCTTGCCATGCAGGAATTGTTCGACGATTTGCACTCCCGCATGAACCTTCCTTTCGAAGTAAATCTCCGTGTTACTCACCGGATGATCAGTCCTCTTGTAACAGGTGTATTCAAACCCATGGTTATTCTTCCGCTTGCTGCGATCAGCGGTTTGAGCACTTCACAGATAGAAGCCGTTTTGGCGCACGAACTGGCCCATATCCGCAGGTTTGACCATATTATGATTATCCTGCAGGCGATTGCGCGACAGGTATTATTCTTCCATCCTCTCACCTGGTACCTCGTTTCACAAATCGACAGGGAACGCGAAAACTGCTGCGATGATTACGTCATTCACTCAAATAACAGTCCCATTAACTATATAAAAGCTCTTGCCATGATCCAGGAAATGAATTTACAGCATGCTCCGGCAAACGGTTTTTCCGGAAGCAGATCGAAACAATTACTGAACCGGATAAAACGTCTGGTTAATCCCGAAATAAAGCACTCAGCCGGCTTCAGAATGGCTGTGGTGGCATTCTTTATCACCGTGGTCGGTATCTCATCCATGGCGTTTATAATCGATAATCAGCACCAGGTGAAATCAAACCATGAAACCGTGCTGAAAAATACACCTGTGCAGGATACTATCAGGTCAAAGAAATCCAATACGATAAACACCTATACGGCTGATAAAAAAGGCACCCGTAAAAGAATGAAGATCGTGTTTACAGATGACTCCATCACGCATATGACGGTCAACGGCAAATCGCTCACCCCCGGGGAAATGAAGCAGTATGCCGAAGAAATGAAAAATATGAAGGCTGAGCTCGAAGCTTCGCAAAAACAACTTGCTGAAGCTAATGAACAATTAAAGGAAGCCCAGCGCGAACTGGCTATGGCTCATATGAACCTCGGCAATCCTCCTTTGCCTCCCAATCCTCCACTTCTGAACATGGAAAATAAGCCTTTTGATGAGCTGGCCAGGCTGCATTTCAACCCGGAGGAGTTTAAGTTCGATAAGGAAGAAATGAAAAGAATCATTGATGAATCACAAAAAAACTGGCAGAAAAATCCTGAAGAAATGGAATTTTTCATGAAAGATGCCATGCGATTGCAAAAAGAAGCCATGAATGCCCAGAAGGAATATTGGGAACAGCACCAGGATGAATGGAAGGAACAGATGAAAAAAGGCCAGGAAGAATTCAAGGAAGAAATGAAGAAATTCCAGGAACAGATGCAAAAGGAAGGTAATATGGGCAAGCACATGAATCTGAACTTCAGTGTTCCGGTTCCACCGATACCTGACGTTGATTCTGACATTAATGTTGAAGTGCCTGAAATTCCTGAAATTCCTGATATAAACATCGATGTGGATGCCGATGTTCCCGAAATTGAAGCGGAGACTCCCGAATCTCCCGAAGCCCCTGAAGCTGTGGAACAGGAAAACAGTACCACAGTGGAACCCGCTGAAAAATCAGCTACCGAAGAACACCAGGATTTGAATACCAAACTGCAGGAACTCGAGAACGAAAAATAA
- a CDS encoding aldo/keto reductase has product MKRRTFIENAALGSMALGFSSFSHDKSITPLDQPIPKRVLGKTGEQLSVIGFGGIMLNGNSQEFANEQVSKAFNAGVNYFDVAPSYGNAISKLGPALKPYRKDCFLACKTTERTAEGALKELNESLEGMQTDHFDLYQLHALSSTDEVEKVFAPGGAMEVFLNARQQGKVRFLGFSAHSEDAALLAMKKFNFDTILFPINFNCWHHGNFGPRAFAEARSKGMGILALKAMAMSLLKTGEAKLYKNVWYRPMQDNEMASLALRYTLSKEITAAIPPGDSEFFWEAMETAKNFKSITQEETDRLLAFVGDNTPVFSNKA; this is encoded by the coding sequence ATGAAAAGACGAACATTTATTGAAAATGCGGCTTTGGGCAGTATGGCCCTTGGTTTTTCTTCTTTTTCACACGACAAAAGCATTACACCCCTGGATCAGCCCATACCTAAAAGAGTTCTGGGAAAGACCGGCGAGCAATTATCCGTCATCGGTTTCGGGGGTATCATGCTGAATGGAAATTCGCAGGAATTTGCCAACGAACAGGTTTCAAAAGCTTTTAACGCCGGAGTCAATTATTTTGATGTGGCACCCTCTTACGGGAATGCCATTTCAAAGCTTGGTCCTGCGCTGAAACCTTACAGAAAGGATTGTTTTCTCGCCTGTAAAACAACGGAAAGAACGGCTGAAGGGGCCCTTAAAGAGCTTAATGAATCACTGGAAGGCATGCAGACTGATCATTTCGACCTGTACCAGCTTCATGCACTGAGTTCTACTGATGAAGTTGAAAAAGTATTTGCTCCGGGCGGTGCCATGGAGGTTTTTCTTAATGCACGACAACAGGGGAAAGTCAGGTTCCTCGGTTTCTCAGCTCATTCTGAAGATGCCGCTCTCCTGGCCATGAAGAAATTCAATTTCGATACTATCCTTTTCCCTATCAATTTTAACTGCTGGCATCATGGCAATTTTGGTCCGCGTGCCTTTGCCGAAGCCCGTTCAAAAGGCATGGGAATTCTTGCCCTGAAAGCCATGGCTATGAGTTTACTGAAAACCGGTGAGGCAAAGCTATATAAGAATGTATGGTACCGGCCTATGCAGGACAATGAAATGGCAAGTCTCGCCCTGCGTTATACCTTGTCAAAAGAAATCACCGCGGCGATTCCCCCGGGCGACTCCGAATTTTTCTGGGAGGCCATGGAGACGGCTAAAAATTTCAAATCCATAACTCAGGAAGAAACCGACAGGCTGTTAGCCTTTGTCGGTGATAATACTCCGGTGTTCAGCAATAAGGCCTGA
- a CDS encoding T9SS type A sorting domain-containing protein — MKKILCIILIALVIFPAYSQWKNASDGLYGTDVSAIAVDTVSNSIYCGTWFQKIYHRVNNGMNWVFTSGIWSSPNCMELNGNRLLLGSNTNGVFYSDDNGQTWQTGNGISGEGLHAMCLAFKGQNIYTGTYGGGVFISNDNGVNWLAKNNGLEGQDLIVNSIVVKDNHLFIGTNNGVFYSENEGNTWVKKSDGLQNSSVKSLAMLNNDILAGTYGDEKLFISHNDGATWVPLNNNFLSVCNKIRVYKEKIYCAANNNIQFSNNGGETWTSIDCSNIGFIYDLCLNKNEIYVSTSRGVFKDNGSGWIGVNEGLPGNIVYDIEIFKNKVFIATGAGGIFKSDINSISWSESNNNVPVTGINALTTTGNNILASANGWGVYKSNDYGNSWNWSNNGMTNGITTCLASYGNYTFCGTSTGVYLSTDSGQNWMLKDNGLPSIFINSIAVDENRLFAGTEQGVFFSDDYGESWSCVNNGLNSSFLNISGIVFNDTGVYASGSDGSLYLTDNNGIAWEEITTDLKGKYITTMLFTGKNFWAGTGEGIFFSADSGKTWYDVSNGLPSRPVMSIVMAHDTIIIGTYEGVWSRPLQETMESIITSETSTKEITIAVLGNPYPNPSASDFHIPYSLLSKATIDLSVYNILGQKVITLVSDKALPGNYGAEWDGKGMNHEKLNPGLYFIKLNTGDRISARPIVIR, encoded by the coding sequence ATGAAAAAAATTCTATGCATTATCCTTATTGCCCTGGTAATTTTTCCCGCTTACAGTCAATGGAAAAACGCCAGCGATGGATTGTATGGAACAGATGTATCAGCCATTGCAGTTGACACTGTTTCGAACAGCATATATTGTGGAACCTGGTTCCAAAAAATCTATCATAGGGTTAACAATGGAATGAACTGGGTTTTTACTTCTGGTATATGGTCCAGTCCCAATTGTATGGAACTAAATGGAAACAGGTTATTGTTGGGCTCAAATACAAATGGAGTTTTTTACTCCGATGATAATGGACAGACATGGCAAACAGGAAACGGGATTTCCGGAGAAGGTCTTCATGCAATGTGTCTGGCTTTTAAAGGGCAAAACATATATACGGGTACATATGGAGGTGGAGTGTTCATTTCAAATGATAACGGTGTAAACTGGTTAGCCAAAAACAACGGGCTTGAAGGGCAGGATTTAATTGTGAACTCAATTGTTGTTAAAGACAATCACCTGTTCATTGGCACCAACAACGGTGTATTCTATTCTGAAAATGAAGGGAACACTTGGGTGAAAAAGAGCGATGGTTTGCAGAACAGCAGCGTGAAATCATTAGCCATGCTTAACAATGATATTTTAGCCGGAACATACGGGGACGAAAAATTATTTATCAGTCATAATGATGGTGCTACCTGGGTTCCGTTGAATAACAATTTTTTATCGGTTTGTAATAAAATACGGGTGTATAAGGAGAAAATATATTGCGCTGCAAACAATAACATTCAATTTAGCAATAACGGGGGCGAAACATGGACAAGTATCGACTGTTCGAATATAGGCTTCATTTATGACCTGTGTTTAAATAAGAATGAAATTTATGTTTCTACATCCAGAGGTGTATTTAAAGACAATGGTTCAGGATGGATCGGTGTTAATGAAGGCCTTCCCGGTAATATAGTATATGATATAGAAATTTTCAAAAACAAAGTTTTTATTGCAACCGGTGCCGGGGGAATTTTTAAATCCGATATTAATTCGATAAGCTGGAGTGAAAGCAATAACAATGTGCCGGTAACCGGAATAAATGCATTGACAACAACCGGGAATAATATTCTTGCTTCTGCAAACGGGTGGGGTGTCTATAAGTCAAATGATTATGGGAACAGCTGGAATTGGTCAAATAACGGAATGACAAATGGTATCACAACCTGCCTTGCTTCATATGGAAATTATACATTTTGCGGCACATCAACGGGTGTATATTTATCAACGGACAGTGGCCAAAACTGGATGTTAAAAGATAACGGCCTTCCCTCCATATTTATCAATTCGATTGCTGTGGACGAAAACCGGTTATTCGCCGGAACGGAACAAGGAGTGTTTTTTTCTGATGATTACGGTGAAAGCTGGAGTTGCGTGAATAATGGGCTGAATAGTTCATTTTTGAATATATCCGGAATTGTTTTTAATGACACCGGGGTTTATGCTTCAGGCAGTGATGGATCACTATATTTGACTGACAATAATGGTATTGCATGGGAAGAAATTACAACAGATTTGAAAGGCAAATACATAACAACAATGCTCTTTACCGGGAAAAATTTTTGGGCCGGAACCGGTGAAGGTATTTTCTTTTCTGCTGATTCAGGAAAAACCTGGTATGATGTTAGCAACGGGTTACCATCCAGGCCGGTTATGTCAATTGTAATGGCTCACGACACGATTATAATTGGGACTTATGAAGGAGTCTGGAGCAGACCGCTTCAGGAAACAATGGAATCAATAATTACTTCAGAAACATCAACAAAGGAAATAACGATTGCAGTGCTTGGAAATCCCTATCCGAATCCGTCTGCAAGCGACTTTCATATTCCGTATTCCCTGTTATCTAAAGCCACGATTGATCTTTCAGTGTATAATATTTTGGGACAGAAAGTGATCACCCTGGTGAGTGATAAAGCGCTTCCCGGCAATTATGGGGCAGAATGGGATGGCAAGGGAATGAACCATGAAAAGCTGAATCCAGGACTTTATTTTATTAAGCTGAATACAGGTGACCGGATAAGTGCAAGGCCAATTGTAATCAGATAA